TATTGTTTTAACAAATGACCCGGATTACTTAATGAGAAAAGCTAAGGGAATATACATTTCTGTAGTGGGAAAAGTTACAAAGAATTATGGAATTCTAGAGATCGATGATAAGAAGATAAATCTAGATAAAGAGATTGAGAATTACTATAATTACCTTAATGAGGTGATGTCATGAAAATAAAAGAACATTGCGGTATTGTAGGTGTTTATGCTGATAATTCAACTTTTATAACTTATGAGAGTTTAAAATTATTACAACATAGAGGGCAGGAATCAGCTGGTATTACTTATTTAAAAGACAATAGACTTGTTACAGTTAAAGGTTTAGGATTAGTAGAAGAGGCACTAGATTCAAGGCTTTTAGTTAATGCTAAATTATCGATTGGTCATGTAAGATACTCTACCACTGGTAAAGGTTCATTAGATGAGGCTCAGCCCTTAAGTAATGGTGATATAGCAATAGCGTTCAATGGTACAATAACAAACTATTACAAATTTGGTACAAACACAGATACGGAGTTTATTATGAAAGTGATTTCAGAGGCAAGCAATATTAAGGAAGGAATAAGGAGACTAGTTGATTTAGCGGACGGGGCTTATTCATTAGTTATAATGACTAAAAAAGGAGAGTTGGTCGGGTTTAGAGATCCTAAAGGTTTTAGACCTTTAGTTTTAGGCAAGATAAATGATGGATATATAATTGCTTCTGAGGATTCTGCAATAAGACAATTAGGAGGTAAGCCTTTAAGAGACGTAAAGCCTGGAGAGATGATTTACATTAAGGATGGTGTAATAGAAAGTGAAATAATCTCCAGAGATAAAGTAAGCTTTTGCTCTTTTGAGTATATCTATTTTGCTAGATCAGATTCTATAATAGATAATGTTCCAGTCTACAATGCTAGAGTTAGATTGGGAGAAATATTAGCTGAGAATCATGGGGTAGATGCTGATGTAGTTATTCCAGTTCCAGAGTCCTCAATTCCCATAGCTATAGGTTTTTCAAGGAAATCAAAGATTCCCCTAGAGTACGGTTTAGTAAGGACTTTAGTAGCTAAAAGATCATTTATAATGCCTACTCAAGATAAAAGGAATGCAATAATAGAAGAGAAGTTTGGAGTTGTAAGAAGCGTGATTGAAGGGAAAAGGGTTGTTATAATTGATGATTCAATAGTAAGGGGAAACACCATGAAAAAGATTGTTAAAATGGTTAAAGATAATGGAGCTAAAGAGGTTCACGTAAGAGTTGGTTCACCAAAGGTAAAGTACCCTTGTTATATGGGTATTGATTTCCCACTAACGAAGGAGCTAATTGCAAATGACAAAGATGAAAAACAAATTGCTGAATATATTGGTGCAGATTCAGTAGAATACTTAACAGTAGAAGAAATGGTTAAAGCTATAGGAAGGGAGGATTTATGTCATGCCTGTTTTTCTGGTATATATCCTCTTAAATTTTCATATGATTTTCGTCACCTAGAATCTGTGTTTAAAAAGGTGAGTTAAATGGCGGGAATAATTGGTGTTTATGCATTCGATAAGATTTGGAATGTAAGTAAATTTTTATATTATGGTCTAATAGGTTTACAAAATAGAGGCTATAGCTATTCTGGATTAGTTGTTTTGAAAGATAATTTTAAAGCTATTACGAATGAGGGGGCACCAGAAGATATCACTTTGCCTTCAGATATTGATGGATGGGCTGGAGTTGGGTATACTGGTAGTAAGATTAGTTATCCGATTATTACTGATTATGGTACGTTAGTTGTTGACGGCATAATTAAGGGAGACATACAAGAGATAGCAAAAGGATTATATAAAGAACCAGAAAAAACCTTAAGAGATATACAAGGAGTTTTTTCTTTAATATTTTTAAGTAAAGATGGTAGACTGATAGGTTACAGAGATTCATACGGGATTAAACCTCTAGAAATAGGAGGCTTTGGATTTGACTTAGCAATATTGTCCTCAGAAACTTCTGGGATAACAGTAATAGGTGGAGAATTCAGAAGGGAGATAAAGCCTGGTGAGGCGGTATTTATTGATACTTATCAAATTTCTTATACTCAAGTTGAGGAAAGTAAGCATAATTATTGTGCTATAGACTTAATATATCAATCGAGGATTGATGGGTTTGTATTCAACAGATACATATATGAAACTAGAGTTAAGATAGGAGAACAACTAGCTGAGGAGAAAAGAATTGATGCAGATGTCGTAATAGGAGTACCAGACACTGCCTTACCTTTTGCAATAGGCTATTCAAAAAGGACTGGAATTCCCTATGATTTAGGATTTACAAGAACAGGAAGTCCAATAAGAACTATGTTAGCCTCAGACGATTTCTTAAAAGTAATTGGAGTTCAGCTTAAGTTAAATCCAATTAAATCCGTGGTTAAAGGGAAAAGGGTAATATTAATTGATGACTCCATGGTTACCGGAAGAACATTAAAGAATACAGTATTTAGCCTTAGAAGCCTTGGGGCAAAAGAAGTTCATGTACTTATAGGAAGTCCAAAATTGATCTCAAGATGTCCTTATGGTATGGAAGTCCCAGAAGAAAAGGATTTAATAGCAGCTAACTTAACTGATGAAGAGATAGCAAAAGTAATTGGTGCTGATTCTATTTACTGGTTAAGTCTTGAAGGGTTGTATAAAGTTCTTGGTAAGAGTTTATGTGTAGGTTGTATGACTAAAAAGTATCCTAGGGTGATTTAAAATGAAAGTTCTATTAGTTGGGGATGGGGCAAGAGAAAACGCGTTAGCTGATGCGTTAGCTAGCTCTCCAAAAGGATATAAGGTCTATGCGATCTCTTCTTACATAAATCCGGGTATAAAAGAGGCAGTAGATAAAACTGGTGGAAAATATTTCAAAGGAGATATAAATTCTCCAATTTTTGTGAAAGAAATAATAAAGGAAGTTAATCCAGACTTTGGAGTAATTGGGCCAGAGGATCCTTTATTCCATGGAGTTGCTAATGCCTTTAGAGAAGAAGGTATTCCAGTTGTTGGACCAGATAAAGAGTGTGCAATGATAGAGAAATCGAAGGTTTGGATGAGGGAATTAATGTGGAAATATAATATCCCGGGTAGATTAAGGTTTAAAGCATTTGAAGATATACGAGATGCAATAAATTTTATCCTAGAGTATGGTGGATCAATTGCTGTTAAACCTTCTGAACAAATAGGAGGAAAGGGAGTAAAAGTAGTTGCAGATCTAC
The nucleotide sequence above comes from Sulfurisphaera javensis. Encoded proteins:
- the purF gene encoding amidophosphoribosyltransferase, with protein sequence MKIKEHCGIVGVYADNSTFITYESLKLLQHRGQESAGITYLKDNRLVTVKGLGLVEEALDSRLLVNAKLSIGHVRYSTTGKGSLDEAQPLSNGDIAIAFNGTITNYYKFGTNTDTEFIMKVISEASNIKEGIRRLVDLADGAYSLVIMTKKGELVGFRDPKGFRPLVLGKINDGYIIASEDSAIRQLGGKPLRDVKPGEMIYIKDGVIESEIISRDKVSFCSFEYIYFARSDSIIDNVPVYNARVRLGEILAENHGVDADVVIPVPESSIPIAIGFSRKSKIPLEYGLVRTLVAKRSFIMPTQDKRNAIIEEKFGVVRSVIEGKRVVIIDDSIVRGNTMKKIVKMVKDNGAKEVHVRVGSPKVKYPCYMGIDFPLTKELIANDKDEKQIAEYIGADSVEYLTVEEMVKAIGREDLCHACFSGIYPLKFSYDFRHLESVFKKVS
- a CDS encoding amidophosphoribosyltransferase, which codes for MAGIIGVYAFDKIWNVSKFLYYGLIGLQNRGYSYSGLVVLKDNFKAITNEGAPEDITLPSDIDGWAGVGYTGSKISYPIITDYGTLVVDGIIKGDIQEIAKGLYKEPEKTLRDIQGVFSLIFLSKDGRLIGYRDSYGIKPLEIGGFGFDLAILSSETSGITVIGGEFRREIKPGEAVFIDTYQISYTQVEESKHNYCAIDLIYQSRIDGFVFNRYIYETRVKIGEQLAEEKRIDADVVIGVPDTALPFAIGYSKRTGIPYDLGFTRTGSPIRTMLASDDFLKVIGVQLKLNPIKSVVKGKRVILIDDSMVTGRTLKNTVFSLRSLGAKEVHVLIGSPKLISRCPYGMEVPEEKDLIAANLTDEEIAKVIGADSIYWLSLEGLYKVLGKSLCVGCMTKKYPRVI